gtcaaacttgttcttgacgtctgtggtcaaatcgagaatagattaaagtataataaagaaatatagtcgaagaattatagtcgaatttcgactactgcgagaccacTAGTTCAGATTATTCGATGTATTCATGTAGTCATGTAATCATGTGTTTACGAATGCATTCCTCGATGCatcaataacatcgtgtaataagaatTAAACCCGATAAAAACAAGGTGATTGGCATGTTTACAGTCTCGTAAGGAGTAACTATAAATTTCTATTACAATTGCGAAGCTATCACGGCTTCTGATTTAAAAGCTTTGCAACGATTGTACCTATGATCTCTGGTAATTGCTTTGCACCAGATGGATGCAATTAGgccaataaatgaaaatatttatgcGAATATTTGCGTAACGACATAACGATTCTAACTTCGAACATAAAAGTGTCCACTTCTTCCTGTATTCCGTGATCGTCGATCTCTCCGTCTTTTTGCGCAGCTATCAGTAAATCCAGCATGGCAGTTTTTCTCCTCTTTTTGTATATGTAAAGGTCATCATCGTTGACGTCCTCGCCGAATTTAACACCATTTTGTTCAACGTAAATTTTCCTTTCTTTTATAACGGTAGAAGTAAATCCGTGGAGTGACTTTAAaggttttttcatttttctcCATAAAGATGTTAAATAGAAgataatgtcaaaatataaataaacccTAGTGAATCTTTGAAAGAAGTACGGTCCGAGCTCATATATGGCGTCCTTGTATGCCTTCCACGCATCTTCTGTTTTGTCGCTTAGTTGAGTGCCCATTGAGGTCTCTGGGAAAAGAATGTAATAGAAAATacataacattttatatttacgtTTCCATCTGACACTAATAGACAAGATTTTCATGTTAACCCATTAATTTTACaggtttattttgtttatttgtttctatTGCAAGCGTTAGAAGAGAACTGAATGTACAAAATATACGGTCACTGCGTAGACTGCATTTCAAGAGCATCAGTAACGCATTCCagttaaaaacaaatacatattatgtgttTCACATTTAGCGACTAGAAGCTAGAGCTTTCCCATTTGATGTATGCCGGAAACACATAATAgagaattcaaattcaaatccaaaataatttatttcaacttagatgtcagcataacacgcttgttgaatgtcaaaatataaataacaatgttaagtctaccaccggttccaaattaacgccacagtcctgagaagagcCGGCAAAACAAACTCAGCAGGCAGAAAAACCTGTACACCCAAACCTCGAATACCTAATTTCCTTAACAAAGATACCAACCGGAATTCTAACCTGATCTCCGTGGTGCAGCAGCTATTGTCCCTAAGTACATATTGTACATGCTTCAATGTACAACTTCAAAAAATCTGTTTGAGCGGGAAACGATTTTCACGATACGATATTCTAATATGCGATCGAAAATAATATGTGAATCAACCGAAAACAATAACCACTAGATAGATTGACCTGCTGGAATAATTTATTCCTAATACGTAAAATAGGGAATGTTATGCAATAGACAAACTGTTTTTAtactcgctcctggccttttcatttttcattattattattatttttttaattgtatttttttttgacttgttttttcttttattgtgaatatttttatttatttaaaaaaaagaaaatatttgagaaaaaacaaaaaaaaaaagcccgctgagtttgtttcgccggttcttctcaggactgtggctttttttggtaccggtggtagagttaacagtgttatttgtattttgacattcaacaagtgtgtcatactgacatctaagttgaaataaatgattttgaatttgaatttgaatttgaatttatacgAACTAAAATACACGCTCCCAGGTCGTTATTTCTCTAAAATAGCAATTGCGTAACGATTATGGACGGCCTTGGGTCATAATAACTAATACTGATTGTACTGAACGATGAGTACATTTTCGATAAACGATACCTAATGAAGCATTATtaaaataccaatttttttattcacgggtaattttttttgaaagcgATCAATAATAAACTAACCACAAATGGAATTCAGTGTATACTCTGATACTACAGGTACTATGTCTATAGGTTTTCCGATGCATTTCTCCAATGATTCCACCAAACGTTGAGAATTTTCTTCAATTATGACACTGAACTGTCGCAAGATATTGAAGTGGAAAGCGGGCGTAAGGATTTTTCTTCTTTGCTGCCATTTTTCTCCTGGAAATTAAgacaaatttgtttaatttttgaaaTCAAAGTTGGTAACAGTGTTTCGATAAGCACTGCGAACATTGGagtatgttattaaaaaaaattaatataagatCGTCGATAACGTCACCTCTAATTGGAAATCCGTGACCGAATTAGATATATTCTTTATGTATTCGATACTCACCAATCGTTTAGTCTTAATCAGACGAATGAGTTATTTATGTAACAAGTTACCTTTACTTATTAGCAATCCATCCCCAAGCCACGGCTTCAAAAATTTATACACAGAACTCTTTTCGTTGTGTTTTGTGGTCGAAACTATCacctataaaaaagaaaacgagAAACATTCAAATTGACACGTTGCGTTGGTTCACTCTAAATAATTCATAGACTAAAAAACTAAGCGCCCGGCGCGAAACAATGATAACATTTACACGAATTACTTTCACGATTAATGAAATATCGTGTCAAAAACATCAAACCTGCAATAGTTGTAACTTGGGAAATAACTAGTGGGATGTACAAAACGGTCATTGGCTCCGGCTTAATTGGTGGAAGAATTAATATACAGTGTAATTGAGACTTCGGCCTCATGTCTAACGATGGGGACCTTAACGATGTGATGTGCATGGGTTACGACTAcgacacgtcatttcggatcctcccgatccactaacggtgcttttaggtacctcaagcaccggttaccgttctcgtcgaacccgtcgctgacGACAAAGGgttcggtgagtaaattaagacacagacacagcctactgagtttctcgccggatcttctcagtgactCGCCTATCCGAGTCGGTGGcaaattctgcgaaacactgccctagctagggctagcgttagcaaCATCAGTTAAGAGCCCCGTGAACTTACCTACTCGTTctgcgaatctagtataaccccttgaggttactagtaGATTGTAGTAACTATATAGTAgattgttgtaactatactgagatcttagaacttatatctcaaggtgggtggcgcatttacgttgtagatgtctatgggctccagtaactacttaacaccaggtgcactgttagctcgtccatccatcaaagcaataaaaaaaaggtaagaaaaaaaacgaagacTCCGTGCGCCAACAAATAGCACATCTACCCGTTTAGAACAAACAAAGTTGACACTGAACTTTTAAAGTAACCTTGTCATGTCTCACATTTTGCGATagatatgtaaaaataaattcttaaacATAACAACTGATTGCGTATACCTACCTCTACGTCATCCGgattgtatatatttataatggaCAAAGGAAACGCCCAAATCCTATATATTCCATCCCAGCGACTTGCGAATTTCCTGGCCAGTTTCATTAACTCAACTGCGAATAAAATGTAACGATATATTACAAGTTaattatatatatcgacgcttgaaaggcaaacgtgactaagcgacaataactgctttgcacataaatgataggcaataaccatattcgatgcgcaaaagatatatatttctaagtctattaaaacattttaatcctacagctactagctagattctactacagctagattcgttaaaataaattttgttttcaggtatttcaactttaaattagtctactgtaaagttcacgcattgtcgcttagtcacgtttgcctttcaagcgtcgatatgcttgTGTTATAAAGAGttaaataacgaaaaaaatatattaaaatatccaACTGAGTGCTTGCTTCTTGCATGCCTATCTCATTTTGAAAAAGAACTTAAATTAATTCagaattaaaactacttattacaatttCTCTGCGTACCAGCAGATAAAATGTAccatcaatataaaaaaatataatatataaatctacagtggtttttacggatgttccattatacctactgaaccatgcatccgattgacttgaaacttggtatccatgtagaaaatacatgtacttaatggataggctaatatttatatgactgttggactccctaataataatgacaataaataataatgctaattttaaatgcccagcgaagcggacgggtacagctagtacaatataaatatacaagCTTTTGCAGTCTGTAGACTAGAAGGTTGGTAATTAATTCATAAGTAATTATGAATTGAAGTTCATATGAATGGCATATGAAAGTTAAGACGTCtgtctttgtttttattttatttactatggTGATTCGTTCACGTTCATGACGAAAATCAAATTACCACCCACCGATTACACACCGCacaagaagtttcacttcttttacGTGCATCAAGTTGCACGCAcactttttttgttgtaaaattaGATAATATTTATGTGGCTTAATGTGATCCCGTACGGAATATATACCTTCTTTCTGTTTATTGTAAATCTAAAGCAGTCATACTTTTTTGGCTTTGAATGGCTGTATACAATAAATTGAAAAGTTTGACTTAATGTCTCAATTTATTTCACCCATCAAGTGCATCTGACCTTCCCGATACATGAGGTCCTACACTTAAGGCGAACACGAAAGACTTCGCAACTTAAATAGGTAGGACGTTAGTAgccacccgtgcgggcttacaacatTCCCTACCCTCAATAGAAAACGTATGCAATGtgttacaataatttaaaacagaCTTATTCGTAAACCGCGCGCCGTCAATAAGCTTTACTTcactaaaactaaataaatccGCGGAAGCGTCTTTGAGGGCATCAAGATCACGGTCTTCGATAAATTATTCCAAAATACACTATCAACACAATTACTATGTTGAGTTCACAATAAGTTTTCGAAATGAACAAAAGTGAATGTATACAATATCTACCGTCGTTTTTATCTATGCTTCGCGATTCATGGAGCAATCGGACATTGACATGactacaaaaattggtacaatCTGATAACGCGAGTCATAAAAatttaagtgtatttatttattattcaagtaCTACCTATAGCATGGCATGAATAGTATAATCTATGGCATGAATAGTAGCCTCTTGGTTGGTGGAAGATATCACGAGAACCAGCCTGAGAGGTTTTGCTAACAtctgtcctagcaagagcagtgcttcgttgaatttACAGTCGAATTCGCAGTTGCTATCCACTGAAAAGTTCCGACGGGAAACTCGGTGGATTGCATCTGtgggttgaattgaacttcaAACTCTTCACCGAATTAGACGTGAATGACGAGAAAATTGAGTGGTGCTTGGAATCGGGTGGATCTGAAATAGCATGTCTAGGGCGACGGCGGCTGTTTGTTACAAGATTCCGTCATTCGTTCTGTGGTTCTGTGAACTCTTATGAAATGCAACTATGCCAAAGTTAAATCCCACACGCAGGTACAGATTGTTTCTTTCAAATTAAACATGAAAATATGCAAAAATTACACAattactaataaatttatattttttcccaGACCTGACTTGTGCATCCTGTAAAGAGAAACCAGTTGGAATATTACGGCCTTGGTGTAATTTGCAAAatccatataataaaaaatatataattaaattctttTGTATTGCTGTtatcaaaatttttaatattaatactgAAATTTTGAGAAGGAAGCTAATAGGCGCATACAGTTGGGCTGGGCTGCGTATGGGAAACTTCGTCATATCTTAAACTCAGCAATCCCGCAATGCCTAAAGACAAAAGTCTTCAAAGCTTGTGTATTGCCGGTCATGACATATGGCGCTGAAACGTGGACATTGACCGTAGGTCTGGTCCATaagttcaaagtcgctcagcgtgctatggaaaggtgtatgctcggagttcctttgatggatcgagtcagaaatgatgaaatccgtcaaagaaccaaagtaataaaccgacatagccctaaagattagcaagctgaagtggtaATGGGCCAGACAtagtgtcgcagaaccgatggctGATGCGCtgcgtaccggtaagcgcagcgttgggtgtccccctgcccgttggaccgatgacttgcggcgatatgctgggacagattggatgcggaaggcggaggatcgttcattgcgGTGGACTATGAGAGAGGCCTACActcagcagtggagagatacaggctgacgATGATGATGCATGCTCAAAGTTCGAATTCTAAGATAGTATTATAATGTTAAGCACGCATAGTGTAACCCTTAAATGTCATGTTGTGTTCTGCTGAGTTTTGGCCAATAAAGCAATAATCAGCTGTTCCGAAAATATAAAGTGCACTagcaaaataatttaagaattatttatattgatctttattaaattaaagCAATAATCCAATCACTAGATTTGTGAAATATCGATTAAACGTTTGATCACGTCGCAAACTAGACACAACGCTTACTTAAATGATTGTATTCAAAACAAGAAATAATTTGAGTGAATTTcatgttttaaaaatgtaatatattaaaatatattataatgtgtGAACTAACGCACTGTGCTAATAACAAAGAACGATGATttctttgtttaaatatttacggCAAAACTAGGAAATTACCCATGAACAATGGAAATCTACTGGAAAATTTGAATGGttcgaaaaattaaattatgctgAGAATGAGATTTTTCTGCACTAGATAGTATCATTCTGATGCACAATAACATTTTATGCAATTCCCTAATGCTACTCTGtgatattatattaagtaaaactaggtttttttttaagtcgggAAAAAGTCAGCGCACTACCGCCAACACATTGGAAGTGGTAGGTGGGTTTTGTCgcagttgaaccgactaaaactcCCTATTACTCAACCATCCCCTTCGAAGATGAGAAGAGGCATGCTAGGGGCAAAGGAATGGATTCCGCGGGAAGCGAATATCTCTGCACCACCTTGCTCATGGACGTTGAACCCGTGgccgtcggcgccacgaccgcCAGGCCTGTTCATCGATGGGCTATCCGAAGACCGCCAAGACGGCGCTAGACCAGAAATGCTTAGGAGCCCAGAATTCAGTCGAGGTCCTTATCCTGAAGCCTAGTTCGGCGGCTATGGATTTAGTGCGAAGAAAAAATATTGCTCTCTCTCGCGTCGCACCGGCTGCTTTGCATTTGCAGAAGAGGAACATCGCGCGCCACAACTCGTCCTTGCTGAGCATCGCACCCATGTTGCTCGGTAGCGACAAGTCTTTACCTATTTGTACGATGAGGACACCTCTCGTGTAGCTTAATCCGCGAGCGTAGGCCTCGCTGTGTCAAAGTTACATTCACAGTGATGGCAATCTGCCGTCGACTCAGCTCCGATCAGGTGGAAGTACTTCCCGAAATGACTACTCGGTCAGCACCTACGCCAGCCGGAAGATGAGACATCCGCAGCCGCGAATCATCCAGTCACCGAGGACCGGGCGAACCGCCGCGACGGTTCACATGTCGGTCAAAGGAGCATCACTTCGGAGTGACCAGTACGAACCCCAGTACAGTACCTCAATACGAACCGAAACTCAGAAGGAGCATAAGTATACTGtcgtttatttttctttgttcttAACACTTTTGTACCATTAACCACCATGTGTACCATTactatcaatattattatttttataatgtctATACAAGGTCTGCTACTGATTAAAATGAAGGTTCACTACTCTGTGTTTTAATATAGgtgcattttgtattttaagttttaaatcgTTATCTCTTCAcagttaataaaattga
The Bombyx mori chromosome 5, ASM3026992v2 DNA segment above includes these coding regions:
- the Cyp4m5 gene encoding cytochrome P450 monooxygenase Cyp4M5 (The RefSeq protein has 2 substitutions compared to this genomic sequence) — its product is MFVYLIFIASFFLLIHLAFNYNSKAVMMNKVPGPKLSFILGNAPEIMMLSSVELMKLARKFASRWDGIYRIWAFPLSIINIYNPDDVEVIVSTTKHNEKSSVYKFLKPWLGDGLLISKGEKWQQRRKILTPAFHFSILRQFSVIIEENSQRLVESLEKCIGKPIDIVPVVSEYTLNSICETSMGTQLSDKTEDAWKAYKDAIYELGPYFFQRFTRVYLYFDIIFYLTSLWRKMKKPLKSLHGFTSTVIKERKIYVEQNGVKFGEDVNDDDLYIYKKRRKTAMLDLLIAAQKDGEIDDHGIQEEVDTFMFEGHDTTASGLTFCFMLLANHRAVQDKIVEEINDIMGDSTRRANLEDLSKMKYLECCIKESLRLYPPVHFISRNLNEPVVLSNYEIPAGSFCHIHIFDLHRRADIYEDPLVYDPDRFSPENSKGRHPYAYIPFSAGPRNCIGQKFAMIEMKSAVAEVLRKYELVPVTRPSEIELIADIILRNSGPVEITFNKRTK